The genomic segment gtgtgttttttatatGTAGAATAAACAATATAAACATCTGTGCGAAGGATCGCAGAGAGTAAGCACAGAATATTAGTAATTTCTAAGGCTGAAATTTTAGTTAAAGTCAGCTGTCATTATTTTCCTTTCCTCTGCATGGTTTTGtgtaaaaacacacacacaaaacgTGCTTTGGTTATCAGGTCCACTTGACTTGTGCAGGAGTCGCCGAGGAAACGCGTTAATTTGAGAATGCCGCCATCGGGTCGCGCAGGGCGTTGAGACGAAGTGCCAACCGCTAAGAGGAATGCCGCTGACGTGCCTTAATTACGGTTATTATTAAGGTTAGGGTCAAACGGAGGGTTATATTTATGTAGGGTAAATAAAACTGCAGCAATTTGGGACCGGCGACCGGAGATTTAACACTGCGCTTCCTTACAAAGTTCGGGGGTGCTGTAAATCTTAATGGTCAGCCGGTTAAAAAAGTCGAAATCCCCGAAAACGAAAAAGTAAAAGCTGATAACTGCGAGCTAGACTACCAAATTGCGAGTAAAGTGCGAATCTAggacttaaaaataaaagcatgCCTCagctaaaactaaaacaagaAGTCCCTAACGATAACAAACGAGACGGCAAGATGTTTTATCTTCGCAAAGAAGCCATTacagcgaagaaaaaaaagggaatcACGACGGGGGAAGACCacaaagaagagaaaaacgaAAAGGTGAACAGTGACGAATACAGAAACAGACACAATAGCCAGAGCTCACCCGAGACCGTGAACCCGCGAAGAAACAGTAGCAAGGACAGTGTACAGGGTAGGAAGCTCCCAAAACGAGAGGCTCCAAAAGCGACCACAACTAGTTACATTTCAATCAAGGACCCGCTTCGATCCACGCCACCAGAACGGTACAGCGAACGAGGCTCATTCATACTGCACGAAGCGGTGGCCAGCGGTCTGTTAGACTTTGCTGAAATACTGATCAACGCGGGCGCTGAAGTGACGGAGCTAACGCCAAATGGACTCACACCGCTTGAGGTTgcagttttggcgggaaactTCGACGCGGCCGCGCTATTGTTGAAGTACGGGGCCCCTGTGGCGCCGATACGAAACGGTGCTCCAACATCAGTGAAGATGTAATTGGATGGTTTATGAACCTCCCAGTTTATAATTTACTCAGTGGTATTGGCTTACTTAACAAGTAAGGAAGGGAGTTGATTATAAGTAACGTACTTGGTATTGAAAGTGCTTTCACTGAATCCGAGTGAACCGACGTACTCAGTTTGTATGTAACACCAGTCAAACAGGTCATGCAGGAATGACAGGCTGTGCAACCAACAGCATATCAGGCTATGTCAATTGATAAACCTCTCAACAGTGGTTTGGAGTTGCTTTAGTTGCGTTAGAACGCATATTTTTACAAGAAGTTGTTCAAATTTATCAACGATCTTTATGGCAAATTACATATATTGTATAATTGCATAACTTTTACTTTAAAACGAAAATCAAGTTATCgaacataaaaatatttaccCGGCCCTTCTTTCAAATACCTAATAGTTCGTCACTTTTGCAAGCTTTAATTGCGACACAATTGGCTTTTTGCCCAATTTCTTGAGTAACCGGAAAACTGGACACAGGGCACCCTAGAAGTAAGCAAGACGTCACCGGCCCGTAGcaaggattttgagcgggggttTTCGTTTACCCTTTTATTCCTATGTAGTTCGTTCtagcttgcagtggtactTAATTTTCCTTTATGAGAGCGAACTGTCCTGTCGAGTtggggagagagggggggggggggggggggggggtggctacAGGCTCCGGGACTGTGACACACAATGGAATGATAATGCTTTATTGCTGGCCAGCAAAAGCAGAGTCGCAGCAAAAGGTGCACCTTGTCACCCTCAGgaagggagggtgggggaaaTTACAATACAAGCTTTAGTTCTTCAGCAAAAATACGTAAAAGGATTTAAATGTAATTGTGTGCACTTAGAACATTAGAACATGGTTTATCCTGCATAAGCGGTTTAAATGCTAAAAGGTTTTAGGCTTTATATTTCTTTGTTAATAAATCTATGTGAAAATGCGCCACTCCGCTGTCTCCTTAAAGCGTCTTTACATCTTTTGTTTTGTCAACCGTATTCCTTTACTTTCTCTATCATTCATCATGGGTCAGCATCGTAGGACGTCATCACCAGGAGCCTGGCTCGTATCAGTCTTCTCCTCTTCCTTGCTAAGTGCAGCGTCTCTTTCTTGAGCCTCGATCTCAAGTTTCTGTTCTGCTGCTGCGCGAGTTCGCTTGAAGCAGTAAATCCTATAGTCCTCGTCCCAGGCCTCTGCCTGCTCTACGGTCTGACTCATCTGCGAGAAAAGAGTCTCTGGGAGCCAGAGGGCTAGTATCCCAGCAGCCACTGCCAGAACTCCAAATATAACAAGAGGGAAGTTTTTATTGACGTTCGGTACGTCAGCctgataaataataaataaattataaattaAACCAAATATTTATCCCTTTTCTTTATGCTTTACACACAGAAGGTTACCCTTACTGTATGAATATTGCAGAGAGGGTCACAAATATATgcgcaggcccgtacccaggatttttcttgggggggagggggtgcgaaatccaaaaaaggcctaatttttccggggtgGGGGGCGGGGAGTGGGTTTTCTGATTAAAAtcttacccccctcccccccccaaaaaaaaagaaaaaaaaagaaagtggaCTCTCCGCCGTTGTGGGGGGATGCGGGCCTGATACGGAAGTGTGCTATTTCAAGATAGCACTCGGAGAATCCACATGTCATACACCGCATTGTTACTTTAGGTTTGGAGAATTGAAGTAGTTgtgattgtaaaaaaaaacattcagagATTCCGCCAGTTAACTAAGCCAATTTCTAGTTACCCAAAACTCCTCTCCTACACCCTCCTCCCCTGGCCGTATATAACGCATGATCAACAAGGGTACTTTATTTGCAACATCTATGGAGTATGTCTCACCAAAAGCACAATGTACGGCGCAAGAATTCCACCAAAACGAGCGAGCATGGACGACACGCCGATACCCGTGttcctataaaaaaaaactcttagGGAGTTATGTAGactgaaagggggggggggaatagagagacacctggtatggactgagggggtagagagacacctggtatggactgatGGGGGGTAGAGAACaacctggtatggactgagggggggtagagagacacctggtatggactgaggggggtagagagacacctggtatggactgaggggggtagagagacacctggtatggactgaggggggtagagagacacctggtatggactgaggggggtagagagacacctggtatggactgaggagggtagagagacacctggtatggactgagggggggtagagagacacctggtatggactgaggggggtagagagacacctgttatggactgagggggatagagagacacctggtatggactgaggaGGGTACagagacacctggtatggactgaggggggtagagagacacctggtgtggactgaggggggtagagagacacctggtatggactgaggggggtagagagaaacctggtatggactgaggggggtagagagacacctggtatggactgaggggggtagagaacaacctggtatggactgaggggggtagagagacacctggtatggactgagggggtagagagacacctggtatggactgaggggggtagagaacaacctggtatggactgaggggggtagagagacacctggtatggactgaggggggtagagagacacctggtatggactgagggggtagagagacacctggtatggactgaggggggtagagagacacctggtatggactgaggggggtagagagacacctggtatggactgagggggtagagagacacctgTTATGGACTGAGGAgggtagagagacacctggtatggactgaggggggtagagagacacctggtatggactgagtgggtagagagacacctggtatggactgaggggggtagagagacacctggtatggactgaggtggtagagagacacctggtatggactgaggggggtagagaacaacctggtatggactgaggggggtagagagacacctggtatggactgagggggtagagagacacctggtatggactgagggggtagagagacacctggtatggactgaggggggtagagagagacacctggtatggactgaggggggtagagagacacctggtatggactgaggggggtagagagacacctggtatggactgagggggtagagagacacctggtatggactgaggggggttagagagacacctggtatggactgaggggggtagagagacacctggtatggactgaggggggtagagagacacctggtatggactgaggaGGGTAGAGAtacacctggtatggactgaggggggtagagagacacctggtatggactgagggggtagagagacacctggtatggactgaggggggtagagagacacctggtatggactgaggggggtagagaacaacctggtatggactgaggggggtagagagacacctggtatggactgaggggggtagagagacacctggtatggactgagggggtagagagacacctggtatggactgagggggtagagagacacctgttatggactgaggggggtagagagacacctggtatggactgaggagggtagagagacacctggtatggactgaggagggtagagagacacctggtatggactgagggggtagagagacacctgTTGTGGACTGAgggggtagagagacacctggtatggactgagggggtagagagacacctggtatggactgaggagggtagagagacacctggtatggactgagggggtagagagacacctgTTGTGGACTGAGGAgggtagagagacacctggtatggactgagggggtagagagacacctgttatggactgaggggggtagagagacacctggtatggactgagggggtagagagacacctggtatggactgagggggtagagagacacctggtatggactgaggagggtagagagacacctggtatggactgagggggtagagagacacctgTTGTGGACTGAgggggtagagagacacctgttatggactgaggggggtagagagacacctggtatggactgaggggggtagagagacacctggtatggactgaggggggtagagagacacctggtatggactgagggggtagagagacacctggtatggactgaggagggtagagagacacctggtatggactgaggggggtagagagaaacctggtatggactgaggggggtagagagacacctggtatggactgaggggggtagagaacaacctggtatggactgagggggtagagagacacctggtatggactgaggggggtagagagacacctggtatggactgagaGGGGTAGAGAGAaacctggtatggactgaggggggtagagaacaacctggtatggactgaggggggcAGAGAGACACCTGTTATGGACTGAGGGGTAtagagagacacctggtatggactgaggggggtagagagaaacctggtatggactgaggggggtagagagacacctgttatggactgaggggggtagagagacacctggtatggactgaggggggtagagagacacctggtatggactgaggggggtagagagacacctggtatggactgaggggggtagagaacaacctggtatggactgaggggggtagagagacacctgttatggactgaggggggtagagagacacctggtatggactgaggggggtagagagacacctggtatggactgaggggggtagagagacacctggtatggactgagggggggtagagagacacctggtatggactgaggggggtagagaacaacctggtatggactgagggggtagagagacacctggtatggactgaggggggtagagagacacctggtatggactgaggggggtagagagacacctggtatggactgagggggggtagagagacacctggtatggaatgagggggtagagagacacctggtatggactgaggggggtagagagacacctggtatggactgaggggggtagagagacacctggtatggactgagggggtagagagacacctggtatggactgaggggggtagagaacaacctggtatggactgagggggtagagagacacctggtatggactgagggggtagagagacacctggtatggactgaggggggtagagagacacctggtatggactgagggggtagagagacacctggtatggactgaggggtatagagagacacctggtatggactgaggggggtagagagacacctggtatggactgagggggggtagagagacacctggtatggactgaggggggtagagagacacctggtatggactgaggggggtagagagacacctggtatggactgaggggggtagagagacacctggtatggactgaggggggtagagagacacctggtatggactgaggggggtagagagaaacctggtatggactgaggggggtagagagacacctggtatggactgaggggggtagagaacaacctggtatggactgaggggggtagagagacacctggtatggactgaggggggtagagagacacctggtatggactgaggggggtagagagacacctggtatggactgaggagggtagagagacacctggtatggactgaggggggtagagaacaacctggtatggactgaggggggtagagagacacctggtatgggctgaggggggtagagagacacctggtatggactgaggggggtagagagacacctggtatggactgaggggggtagagaacaacctggtatggactgaggggggtagagagacacctggtatggactgaggggggtagagagacacctggtatggactgaggggggtagagacacctggtatggactgagggggtagagagacacctggtatggactgaggggggtagagagacacctggtatggactgaggggggtagagaacaacctggtatggactgaggggggtagagagacacctggtatggactgaggggggtagagagacacctggtatggactgaggggggtagagagaaacctggtatggactgaggggggtagagagacacctggtatggactgaggggggtagggaacaacctggtatggactgaggggggtagagagacacctggtatggactgaggggggtagagagacacctggtatggactgaggggggtagagaacaacttggtatggactgaggggggtagagagacacctggtatggactgaggggggtagagagacacctggtatggactgaggggggtagagaacaacttggtatggactgaggggggtagagagacacctggtatggactgaggggggtagagagacacctggtatggactgagggggtagagagacacctggtatggactgaggggggtagagagacacctggtatggactgaggggggtTGAGAGAccctggtatggactgaggggggtagagaACAACCTGGTTTGGACTGAGggggggtagagagacacctggtatggactgaggggggttagagagacacctggtatggactgaggggggtagagagacacctggtatgggctgaggggggtagagagacaccttgtatggactgaggggggtacagagacacctggtatggacAAAGGGGGGTGGAAAGGTGAGAGACACTTGATAAGGACTGAGCCACATGAGAGGGGAGACACCTGGTATAGGGCTGAGAAGTGAAAGGGAAGCATCTGATAGATTAGGGGGGTTGGGAGGCAACTGATATGGACAGACGTACCTGATCACTGTAGGATAAAGCTCGACGGTGAATATATAAATGGCGAGAAACGTCATAACGATGCAAATTTTGCCAATCATGGCGAGTCCCACTATCACCGACTGATACCCTGAAAACATGAATAACATACTTTTAGTATACAATACAAAGACACATCACACTAAGATCTTGGTATGGTGGAGAAATGCCATACCTTTTGCAGTAGGTACAGCCAATACTAGTAAGCCTGCGACTCCACCGGTCAGCATAAATACGCAATATGGTATGCGCCGTCCAAACCTACGACAGCAAAATGATATTTCGCATCGACATTTTACTATAATGTAAAACTCATCATCTCAGCTCTTTCATTAACTCGGTAACTTTTTAGTGGCTCACCTTTGGAGGGCGAACCAGCAGATAAGAGCTGCTGGGATCTCGATGATACAGAGAATGAAAAAGTTCAGATAGATATCCCCTCCGAGATTCTTCACGTTGAGATTGAGACCGAAAAACACGAGAGCGTTAACAGACCTAAAAAAGACAACACGCATCAACGGTAATTCAATCAATAGGAAAGTGATGCACCTATACACACACCTCCCGACACTATCTGACAGGTTGCAGTACGCACGAGCTTAAATTCGGGTttgaagatgatgatagtgttggctgacgatgatgatgatgatgaacaaGTTTCTGAACAAGCTTAACGTTTTGAAGGGAAACGATATATTAGTCGGGCTATGAAACAAGCGCAACTCGGATATTTTCACGTGAGTCTAATTTCGCGTTTCTTTTGATACAAAATGAGGTTTATAACTTAAAATAACCAAAGAGAGAAATAAAGAAGGGGTGTATATCCAGTACCAGTTGACGCCACATATGAAGGTCCTCTTCCTCAGTTTCGGGGTCCTCAGTAAATCCAGCATCCCGTATTTCCGGTTGTCGTCACTTCGGATATCGGCCTTTTTTACCTCTCGAATCATGTGCATCAGGTGCTTTGAGTCCACGGTTACACGGTTTTTCTCAGCAAACTTTGTCAACAGCGCATGCGCCTCATCCAACTTATTCTCAGCAATAAGCCAGCGAGGCGATTCCGGGATGAACCTATCCGAAAAACACATATTTAGTCAACCTTGTGAAgtcagtgctgaaaaacgcaagactattTCCAGTACTGCGCGTTTATTGAAAAGGGCTATTATGTTCGTTATAAATCCCTTATAAGCAGAAGAACCAGACATATTTAGAACGCTTTAGTTTAGAAGCTGTGAAACAGCGAGTGCTTTGAAGTCAATCTTTGTAGTTTTACTTGAATGATTCATTTAAACAGGACGTGCATGCTCAAACCAGCGTTTCCACCTTCAGGATAGATACacagccgtagcaggcctcgaattattggggagggggggcacagccacgcccctattaGTCATTCcctaataatttttgaaaatattgggggggggggcgtgcccccggtgccccacccctgctacggccctgagaTATaacaaataactttttttacaACGAGAATGTAGACTGTCCTAACCTGTTTATTATTCGATTTTCCACAAGATTACCAActacaaaaaacaaagaaaatggaaaataccATAACATTAACTAATGTAAACATTTTCCTTGGTTTGAGTGAGGTGCATACCACCAAAAGATGAGTAAAGGTAGTCCAGTCGCAGATACAGCTACCAGCTGATACCTCCATTCATGGATAAAATACACAAAGAGTGTGACGGAGGAAAACCCAACACTGACGAACATGTTACTGATAAAGCCAGCAGCTGTACGATGCTTTCTGACGACCAGCTCGACGCAGTACACGTAC from the Nematostella vectensis chromosome 4, jaNemVect1.1, whole genome shotgun sequence genome contains:
- the LOC5511581 gene encoding uncharacterized protein LOC5511581, whose translation is MPQLKLKQEVPNDNKRDGKMFYLRKEAITAKKKKGITTGEDHKEEKNEKVNSDEYRNRHNSQSSPETVNPRRNSSKDSVQGRKLPKREAPKATTTSYISIKDPLRSTPPERYSERGSFILHEAVASGLLDFAEILINAGAEVTELTPNGLTPLEVAVLAGNFDAAALLLKYGAPVAPIRNGAPTSVKM
- the LOC5511548 gene encoding organic cation transporter protein: MAEGVQLTKVVKGREDDCDEAASTPLMLQSDRAYDFDDLLRLVGGFGRYPAFLYAFTCIMSVPVGLQQLIQVFYAVTPPFDCKGSLPVARNGSCGVSECCANCTEYGFDTSELTSAVSEWQLVCSRSHLKAMTQAVYMAGLLVGSVTFSSISDHFGRRLSMFLSIFLMAACGIVSGVSDCLSMFALFRFGAGAACAGCLLARYVYCVELVVRKHRTAAGFISNMFVSVGFSSVTLFVYFIHEWRYQLVAVSATGLPLLIFWWFIPESPRWLIAENKLDEAHALLTKFAEKNRVTVDSKHLMHMIREVKKADIRSDDNRKYGMLDLLRTPKLRKRTFICGVNWSVNALVFFGLNLNVKNLGGDIYLNFFILCIIEIPAALICWFALQRFGRRIPYCVFMLTGGVAGLLVLAVPTAKGYQSVIVGLAMIGKICIVMTFLAIYIFTVELYPTVIRNTGIGVSSMLARFGGILAPYIVLLADVPNVNKNFPLVIFGVLAVAAGILALWLPETLFSQMSQTVEQAEAWDEDYRIYCFKRTRAAAEQKLEIEAQERDAALSKEEEKTDTSQAPGDDVLRC